A genomic stretch from Arachis stenosperma cultivar V10309 chromosome 3, arast.V10309.gnm1.PFL2, whole genome shotgun sequence includes:
- the LOC130969433 gene encoding ABC transporter G family member 3-like, producing the protein MEEIQSQSDAYRSSSSSASSPASRVPSSHFFYLRKPGSLRQPISFEDSPEWEDTDVEARGDEGGGDTINVATPASPSLSKLNSGSLASPYGSYILEGAVLPNKIVGASVVWRDLTVTIKGKRKYSDNVIKSSTGYGLPGTMTVIMGPAKSGKSTLLRAIAGRLHPSTRTYGEVFVNGAKSHLSYGSYGFVDRKTNLIGSLTVREFLYYSALLQLPGFLFQKKNVVEEAIQAMSLGDYANTLIGGHCYSKGLSGGERRRVSIARELVMRPQILFIDEPLYCLDSVSALLMMVTLKKLASSGCTLIFTIYQSSTEVFGLFDRICLLSNGNTLFFGETLACLQHFSNAGFPCPIMQSPSDHFLRAINTDFDRIIAMCKNWQDDNGDFSSVNMDTAVAICTLEATYKSSADAAAVENMVMKLTEKEGPSLKYKGKASTATRVAVLTWRSLLVMSREWKYYWIRLVLCMLLTLCIGTIFSGLGHSLSSVGTRVTAIFVFVSFYSLLSIAGVPGLIKEIKMYECEESNQHSSALVFLLGQFLSSMPFLFLISISSSLVFYFLVGLRDEFNFLMYFVLNIFMSLLASEALMLLVATLWQDIFWSFLTTLCIQVVMMLSAGYLRIRNDLPGPVWIYPMSYISFHTYSIQGLLENEYLGSTFSIGEVRTISGFQALQNIYDISSDTNSKWSNLLVLFLMAVVYRFLVFILLCRKSSLLISCRCQRVGTEFTS; encoded by the exons ATGGAAGAAATACAGTCTCAATCGGATGCATATCGGTCTTCTTCATCATCGGCAAGTAGCCCGGCGAGTAGGGTGCCATCAAGTCACTTCTTCTACCTTAGAAAGCCGGGTTCTCTTCGACAACCAATCTCATTTGAGGACTCACCTGAATGGGAAGACACTGATGTTGAAGCTAGAGGTGATGAAGGAGGAGGAGACACTATCAATGTTGCAACCCCGGCTTCACCTTCGCTTTCTAAGCTCAACAGTGGTTCCTTGGCATCTCCATATGGTTCATATATATTGGAGGGTGCAGTTCTTCCTAATAAGATCGTTGGCGCTTCTGTTGTGTGGAGAGATTTGACTGTTACCATAAAGGGAAAAAGGAAGTACTCTGATAATGTTATTAAGAGTTCAACTGGTTATGGCTTACCTGGTACAATGACTGTGATTATGGGACCTGCTAAATCAGGGAAATCGACTTTGTTACGCGCCATTGCAG GAAGATTGCATCCTTCAACCAGGACTTATGGTGAAGTGTTTGTGAATGGGGCGAAATCACACTTGTCCTATGGATCATAT GGTTTTGTGGATAGAAAGACCAATCTGATTGGATCACTCACTGTGAGAGAGTTTCTGTACTATTCAGCTCTGCTTCAACTCCCAGGATTCTTATTTCAGAAAAAGAATGTGGTAGAGGAAGCTATCCAAGCAATGTCTTTAGGTGACTATGCAAATACACTTATTGGTGGACATTGTTATTCAAAGGGCCTCTCCGGCGGCGAGAGAAGACGTGTTAGCATCGCGAGGGAGCTTGTGATGAGACCACAAATCCTGTTTATAGATGAACCTCTTTATTGTCTGGACAG tGTCTCAGCACTTTTGATGATGGTTACATTGAAGAAACTTGCAAGCAGTGGCTGCACTCTTATTTTTACTATTTACCAGAGCAGCACAGAAGTCTTCGGCCTTTTTGATCGAATATGCCTTCTTTCGAATGGAAATACTTTGTTCTTTGGAGAAACATTAGCTTGCTTGCAG CACTTCTCAAATGCTGGATTTCCCTGCCCTATCATGCAAAGTCCTTCCGATCACTTTCTTCGAGCAATCAATACAGATTTTGACAGGATAATTGCAATGTGTAAAAACTGGCAG gatgATAATGGAGACTTTTCTTCGGTCAACATGGACACAGCAGTGGCTATTTGCACACTTGAAGCAACATATAAATCATCAGCAGATGCAGCTGCTGTTGAAAATATGGTTATGAAACTCACAGAGAAg GAAGGTCCATCTCTGAAATACAAAGGCAAAGCTAGCACTGCTACTCGCGTAGCAGTCTTGACATGGAGGTCTTTATTGGTTATGTCAAGGGAGTGGAAATATTACTGGATTCGTCTGGTTCTCTGTATGCTTCTTACACTTTGCATTGGTACTATATTTTCCGGCTTGGGGCACTCACTTTCTTCAGTTGGG ACTAGAGTTACAGCAATTTTTGTATTTGTATCATTCTATTCGCTTCTAAGCATTGCCGGCGTGCCTGGACTTATTAAAGAAATCAAG ATGTATGAATGTGAAGAATCTAACCAGCATTCAAGTGCACTAGTATTTTTACTTGGACAATTCTTGTCCAGCATGCCATTCCTTTTCCTCATCTCCATTTCATCAAGTCTAGTTTTCTACTTCCTAGTAGGGCTGAGAGATGAATTCAACTTCTTAATGTACTTTGTGCTCAACATTTTCATGTCTCTTTTAGCAAGTGAAGCACTTATGCTACTTGTTGCTACTTTATGGCAAGATATCTTCTGGAGTTTCTTAACAACTTTGTGCATTCAG GTAGTGATGATGCTTTCCGCCGGCTATCTGAGAATCCGAAATGATTTGCCTGGACCAGTGTGGATATATCCAATGTCATATATATCCTTTCATACATACTCTATTCAG GGTCTATTGGAGAATGAGTACCTAGGAAGCACCTTTTCAATTGGGGAGGTGAGGACCATATCAGGATTTCAAGCTCTCCAAAACATCTATGACATCTCTTCTGACACCAATTCAAAGTGGTCAAATTTGCTGGTTTTGTTTCTCATGGCAGTTGTTTATCGTTTTCTTGTGTTCATTTTATTATGCAGAAAATCATCTCTGCTTATTAGTTGTAGGTGTCAAAGAGTAGGTACAGAATTTACTAGTTGA